The following are encoded together in the Equus quagga isolate Etosha38 chromosome 1, UCLA_HA_Equagga_1.0, whole genome shotgun sequence genome:
- the ALS2CL gene encoding ALS2 C-terminal-like protein isoform X6: MGTDPAARCCLTVNCDPLLGSESSTRTMCSPEEAALLRLEEVFLATLARINSLVLQPLVTAAPEPSDPQGRECLRLLQQLHGSSQQLWEVMEESLHSLRERLCHPDSVGLESLLLLRRADHVLQVHVEYIESYTNCVVVQAFQKAAKRRSEYWRAQRKVLRQLLWGMSSEGSVGTALVQALRQPLTHHVQQYVLLLLSLSETIGEHHPSRELVVHTATLFGNLQSFMRQALDQAVATQALWHTLSSRPRDVLCTPARRLLQDSQDVPVTVTLLRAERVLLFDDALVLLQGSNFHTFDLKLVWVDPGQDGCTSHLLTPEEEFSFSSKDPQGQVVWQRKVTQAVCQALRGKKDFPVLGAGLEASEAPACRSAAYTFRAEGRLCEATYEGEWCRGRPHGKGTLKWPDGRNHVGNFCQGLEHGFGICLVPRASEDKFDCYKCHWWEGSMNGYGICEYGTDKVYKGYFQAGLRHGFGVLESTPQAPQPCKYTGHWERGQRSGYGVEEDSDRGERYIGMWQADQRHGLGVMVTQAGICYQGTFQADKMVGPGVLLTEDDSLYEGTFTRDLTLVGKGKVTFPNGFTLEGSFGSEAGGGLHTQGVLDTAALPPDPSCTRKRQLGLGAFPVESRWQGVYGPFRDFVRAGCPAELQEALLGFHVQSSKELRKSQEYLCCERSHSEDSACRMEDMLEELLQHREPKALQQCLRKALSNWLHPLGKVLRTLMLTFQATYAGIGANKHLQGLAQEEVKQHAQELWAAYKGLLQVALQRKGQAPEEDEDAETRDLQVHGLVLPLVLPSFYSELFTLYLLLHEREDSLYSQGIAHLSLFPDTKLLEFLDVQKHLWPLKDLKLTTNQRCSLVRDKCFLSATECLQRIIAPAAAPR, translated from the exons ATGGGCACTGACCCTGCTGCCCGGTGCTGTCTCACTGTAAACTGTGACCCGCTCCTAGGCTCTGAATCCAGCACCCGGACCATGTGCAGCCCTGAGGAGGCAGCCCTGCTGCGGCTGGAGGAGGTCTTCTTGGCTACCCTTGCCCGCATCAACAGCCTtgtcctccagcccctggtcACAGCTG ccccagagccctcGGATCCCCAGGGCAGAGAGTGCCTGCGGCTCTTGCAGCAGCTGCACGGGAGCTCCCAGCAGCTCTGGGAGGTGATGGAGGAAAGCCTGCACTCGCTGCGGGAGAGGCTGTGCCACCCAGACTCCGTCGGCCTGGAATCCCTGCTGCTGCTGCGTCGTGCTGACCATGTCCTGCAGGTTCACGTGGA GTACATCGAGTCCTATACGAACTGCGTGGTGGTGCAGGCCTTTCAGAAGGCAGCAAAGAGGAGGAG CGAGTACTGGCGGGCCCAGCGGAAGGTGCTGCGGCAGCTGCTGTGGGGCATGAGCTCCGAGGGCTCGGTGGGTACAGCACTGGTCCAGGCCCTCCGCCAGCCGCTCACCCATCATGTGCAGCAGTACGTGCTCCTCCTGCTGAGCCTCAGCGAAACCATCGGGGAG CATCACCCCAGCCGGGAGCTGGTGGTGCACACAGCCACCCTCTTTGGGAACCTACAGTCCTTCATGAGGCAGGCGCTGGACCAGGCTGTGGCCACCCAGGCCCTCTGGCACACCTTGAGCAGCCGGCCGAGG GATGTGCTCTGCACCCCTGCTCGCCGACTCTTGCAAGACAGCCAGGATGTACCTGTGACAGTCACCCTGCTGCGGGCAGAGCGCGTGCTGCTTTTTGATGATGCCCTCGTTCTGCTACAG GGCTCCAATTTCCACACCTTTGATCTGAAGCTCGTGTGGGTGGATCCTGGGCAGGACGG GTGCACGTCTCACCTCCTCACGCCTGAGGAAGAGTTCTCTTTTAGCTCCAAGGACCCTCAGGGCCAG GTGGTCTGGCAGAGGAAGGTTACCcaagctgtgtgccaggccctgcgtGGGAAGAAGGACTTCCcggtgctgggggctggcctggaggcctCCGAAGCTCCTGCCTGCCGCAGCGCAGCTTACACCTTCCGCGCGGAGGGCCGGCTCTGCGAGGCCACCTATGAGGGCGAGTGGTGccggggcaggccccatggcaa GGGGACCCTGAAGTGGCCAGACGGACGGAACCATGTAGGGAATTTCTGCCAGGGCCTGGAGCATGG CTTTGGCATCTGCCTGGTGCCCCGGGCCTCTGAGGACAAGTTTGACTGTTACAAGTGCCACTGGTGGGAAGGCAGCATGAACGGCTACGGCATCTGTGA GTACGGCACTGACAAGGTGTACAAGGGCTACTTCCAGGCAGGTCTGCGGCATGGATTTGGGGTCCTGGAGAGCACCCCACAGGCCCCTCAGCCCTGCAAGTACACGGGCCACTGGGAGAGGGGCCAGAGGAGTGGCTATGGCGTCGAGGAGGACAGTGACAG gggTGAGCGCTATATTGGCATGTGGCAGGCTGACCAGCGCCATGGCCTGGGGGTCATGGTCACCCAGGCAGGCATCTGCTACCAGGGGACCTTCCAGGCAGACAAGATGGTG GGCCCAGGGGTCCTCCTCACTGAAGACGACTCCTTGTACGAGGGCACCTTCACCAGAGACCTGACCCTTGTGGGGAAG GGCAAGGTCACCTTCCCCAATGGCTTCACCCTGGAGGGCTCTTTTGGCAGCGAGGCAGGCGGAGGACTGCACACCCAGGGCGTTCTGGATACAGCTGCCCTCCCCCCAGACCCAAGCTGCACCCGCAAGAG GCAGCTGGGTCTGGGCGCCTTCCCCGTGGAGAGCCGCTGGCAGGGTGTCTACGGCCCCTTCCGGGACTTCGTGCGCGCTGGCTGCCCTGCGGAGCTGCAAGAGGCCCTGCTGGGCTTCCACGTGCAGAGCTCGAAGGAGCTGCGCAAGTCCCAGGAGTACCTGTGCTGTGAGAG GAGCCACTCTGAGGACAGTGCATGCAGAATGGAAGACATGCTGGAGGAGCTGCTGCAGCACCGGGAGCCCAAGGCCCTGCAGCAGTGCCTCAGGAAG GCTCTGAGCAACTGGCTACACCCCCTGGGAAAAGTGCTCCGGACACTGATGCTGACCTTCCAGGCCACGTACGCAGGCATCGGGGCCAACAAGCacctgcaggggctggcccaggaggagGTGAAGCAGCACGCCCAGGAACTCTGGGCCGCCTACAA GGGTCTGCTGCAGGTTGCCTTACAGCGCAAAGGCCAGGCTCCAGAGGAAGACGAAGACGCAGAGACGAG GGACCTGCAGGTGCATGGACTGGTGCTGCCCCTCGTGCTGCCCAGCTTCTACTCAGAGCTCTTCACTCTCTACCTGCTTCTTCATGAGAGAGAGGACAGTCTCTACAGCCAGGGCATTGCCCACCTGAGCCTCTTCC
- the ALS2CL gene encoding ALS2 C-terminal-like protein isoform X7 yields the protein MGTDPAARCCLTVNCDPLLGSESSTRTMCSPEEAALLRLEEVFLATLARINSLVLQPLVTAAPEPSDPQGRECLRLLQQLHGSSQQLWEVMEESLHSLRERLCHPDSVGLESLLLLRRADHVLQVHVEYIESYTNCVVVQAFQKAAKRRSEYWRAQRKVLRQLLWGMSSEGSVGTALVQALRQPLTHHVQQYVLLLLSLSETIGEHHPSRELVVHTATLFGNLQSFMRQALDQAVATQALWHTLSSRPRDVLCTPARRLLQDSQDVPVTVTLLRAERVLLFDDALVLLQGSNFHTFDLKLVWVDPGQDGCTSHLLTPEEEFSFSSKDPQGQVVWQRKVTQAVCQALRGKKDFPVLGAGLEASEAPACRSAAYTFRAEGRLCEATYEGEWCRGRPHGKGTLKWPDGRNHVGNFCQGLEHGFGICLVPRASEDKFDCYKCHWWEGSMNGYGICEYGTDKVYKGYFQAGLRHGFGVLESTPQAPQPCKYTGHWERGQRSGYGVEEDSDRGERYIGMWQADQRHGLGVMVTQAGICYQGTFQADKMVGPGVLLTEDDSLYEGTFTRDLTLVGKGKVTFPNGFTLEGSFGSEAGGGLHTQGVLDTAALPPDPSCTRKRQLGLGAFPVESRWQGVYGPFRDFVRAGCPAELQEALLGFHVQSSKELRKSQEYLCCERSHSEDSACRMEDMLEELLQHREPKALQQCLRKALSNWLHPLGKVLRTLMLTFQATYAGIGANKHLQGLAQEEVKQHAQELWAAYKGLLQVALQRKGQAPEEDEDAETRDLQVHGLVLPLVLPSFYSELFTLYLLLHEREDSLYSQGIAHLSLFPDTKLLEFLDVQKDAPWSGTSASCQLPSVCRGSSPR from the exons ATGGGCACTGACCCTGCTGCCCGGTGCTGTCTCACTGTAAACTGTGACCCGCTCCTAGGCTCTGAATCCAGCACCCGGACCATGTGCAGCCCTGAGGAGGCAGCCCTGCTGCGGCTGGAGGAGGTCTTCTTGGCTACCCTTGCCCGCATCAACAGCCTtgtcctccagcccctggtcACAGCTG ccccagagccctcGGATCCCCAGGGCAGAGAGTGCCTGCGGCTCTTGCAGCAGCTGCACGGGAGCTCCCAGCAGCTCTGGGAGGTGATGGAGGAAAGCCTGCACTCGCTGCGGGAGAGGCTGTGCCACCCAGACTCCGTCGGCCTGGAATCCCTGCTGCTGCTGCGTCGTGCTGACCATGTCCTGCAGGTTCACGTGGA GTACATCGAGTCCTATACGAACTGCGTGGTGGTGCAGGCCTTTCAGAAGGCAGCAAAGAGGAGGAG CGAGTACTGGCGGGCCCAGCGGAAGGTGCTGCGGCAGCTGCTGTGGGGCATGAGCTCCGAGGGCTCGGTGGGTACAGCACTGGTCCAGGCCCTCCGCCAGCCGCTCACCCATCATGTGCAGCAGTACGTGCTCCTCCTGCTGAGCCTCAGCGAAACCATCGGGGAG CATCACCCCAGCCGGGAGCTGGTGGTGCACACAGCCACCCTCTTTGGGAACCTACAGTCCTTCATGAGGCAGGCGCTGGACCAGGCTGTGGCCACCCAGGCCCTCTGGCACACCTTGAGCAGCCGGCCGAGG GATGTGCTCTGCACCCCTGCTCGCCGACTCTTGCAAGACAGCCAGGATGTACCTGTGACAGTCACCCTGCTGCGGGCAGAGCGCGTGCTGCTTTTTGATGATGCCCTCGTTCTGCTACAG GGCTCCAATTTCCACACCTTTGATCTGAAGCTCGTGTGGGTGGATCCTGGGCAGGACGG GTGCACGTCTCACCTCCTCACGCCTGAGGAAGAGTTCTCTTTTAGCTCCAAGGACCCTCAGGGCCAG GTGGTCTGGCAGAGGAAGGTTACCcaagctgtgtgccaggccctgcgtGGGAAGAAGGACTTCCcggtgctgggggctggcctggaggcctCCGAAGCTCCTGCCTGCCGCAGCGCAGCTTACACCTTCCGCGCGGAGGGCCGGCTCTGCGAGGCCACCTATGAGGGCGAGTGGTGccggggcaggccccatggcaa GGGGACCCTGAAGTGGCCAGACGGACGGAACCATGTAGGGAATTTCTGCCAGGGCCTGGAGCATGG CTTTGGCATCTGCCTGGTGCCCCGGGCCTCTGAGGACAAGTTTGACTGTTACAAGTGCCACTGGTGGGAAGGCAGCATGAACGGCTACGGCATCTGTGA GTACGGCACTGACAAGGTGTACAAGGGCTACTTCCAGGCAGGTCTGCGGCATGGATTTGGGGTCCTGGAGAGCACCCCACAGGCCCCTCAGCCCTGCAAGTACACGGGCCACTGGGAGAGGGGCCAGAGGAGTGGCTATGGCGTCGAGGAGGACAGTGACAG gggTGAGCGCTATATTGGCATGTGGCAGGCTGACCAGCGCCATGGCCTGGGGGTCATGGTCACCCAGGCAGGCATCTGCTACCAGGGGACCTTCCAGGCAGACAAGATGGTG GGCCCAGGGGTCCTCCTCACTGAAGACGACTCCTTGTACGAGGGCACCTTCACCAGAGACCTGACCCTTGTGGGGAAG GGCAAGGTCACCTTCCCCAATGGCTTCACCCTGGAGGGCTCTTTTGGCAGCGAGGCAGGCGGAGGACTGCACACCCAGGGCGTTCTGGATACAGCTGCCCTCCCCCCAGACCCAAGCTGCACCCGCAAGAG GCAGCTGGGTCTGGGCGCCTTCCCCGTGGAGAGCCGCTGGCAGGGTGTCTACGGCCCCTTCCGGGACTTCGTGCGCGCTGGCTGCCCTGCGGAGCTGCAAGAGGCCCTGCTGGGCTTCCACGTGCAGAGCTCGAAGGAGCTGCGCAAGTCCCAGGAGTACCTGTGCTGTGAGAG GAGCCACTCTGAGGACAGTGCATGCAGAATGGAAGACATGCTGGAGGAGCTGCTGCAGCACCGGGAGCCCAAGGCCCTGCAGCAGTGCCTCAGGAAG GCTCTGAGCAACTGGCTACACCCCCTGGGAAAAGTGCTCCGGACACTGATGCTGACCTTCCAGGCCACGTACGCAGGCATCGGGGCCAACAAGCacctgcaggggctggcccaggaggagGTGAAGCAGCACGCCCAGGAACTCTGGGCCGCCTACAA GGGTCTGCTGCAGGTTGCCTTACAGCGCAAAGGCCAGGCTCCAGAGGAAGACGAAGACGCAGAGACGAG GGACCTGCAGGTGCATGGACTGGTGCTGCCCCTCGTGCTGCCCAGCTTCTACTCAGAGCTCTTCACTCTCTACCTGCTTCTTCATGAGAGAGAGGACAGTCTCTACAGCCAGGGCATTGCCCACCTGAGCCTCTTCC